In Monodelphis domestica isolate mMonDom1 chromosome 4, mMonDom1.pri, whole genome shotgun sequence, one DNA window encodes the following:
- the LOC130453957 gene encoding carcinoembryonic antigen-related cell adhesion molecule 16-like produces MTIVPVPSKPTEGKDVILSVQGYPKDLLVYAWYRGTASEPNRLLSQLPSGNWIAGPAHTGREMGFANCSLLIQKLNLTDTGRYTLKTVTLQGKTETLDVQLQVSSKLLTSFFPSALWVFFHVSVCLSVLSSTMGTSC; encoded by the coding sequence ATGACGATAGTGCCCGTTCCTTCCAAGCCCACCGAGGGGAAGGACGTCATCCTGTCTGTCCAAGGCTATCCCAAGGATCTTCTGGTCTACGCCTGGTACCGAGGGACCGCCTCCGAGCCCAACCGCCTCCTCAGCCAGCTGCCCTCGGGAAACTGGATCGCAGGGCCAGCCCACACCGGGAGGGAGATGGGTTTTGCCAATTGCTCCTTGCTCATCCAGAAGTTAAACCTCACAGACACTGGCCGCTACACTCTGAAGACCGTCACCCTGCAGGGCAAGACGGAGACACTGGATGTCCAATTGCAGGTCTCAAGTAAGTTGCTCACCTCGTTCTTCCCAAGTGCACTGTGGGTGTTCTTccatgtatctgtctgtctgtctgtcctgtcTTCCACAATGGGGACCTCGTGCTGA